AGCTCGGGTGCCCTTCTTCATCACCAATTATCATCTCCTGCACTTTTCTCGTCCTGCACCGGCGCAATCTATTCCATAAGCCAGTTTTTCACCATctacatgtaataatttaaaacaaaaatcaactaCATACCCTATATTACaactttttaccatttcatTGATTTAGGTGCTCtttttgcataaaaaaaatatttggaagtGATGAAGTTTGAGATGAATATGCAATGCATTAActacaaaatattatagatgACCAGTTTCTATGATACTATATTCTATTTGTAAAACATTATTATAGccaagacaaaaaaaaaattaaaacaaactaacattAAGAAAAACATGTACGCGAAAACAATGtgatattttatactctaCGTCTTCTTTGCTTTCGTTTGCCATTTCGTTGACTTTGAATGCTCTCTTTGCATGAGGCTGTGAAAGCGACGAAGTTCGAGATGAATATGCAATGCATtaacttcaaaatattatagatagtTAGTTTCTACTCCATGATTTATTATatcgaaaaaaaataatttacaatgataatataaattttatgctTAAAAGTTGAAACATTTACAATTATGTAAAAATGTTCATAAcgatgaaatataattaaatattatttgtcatcaatcaatcataatattaaatgtacataaatatcattatgaataatataacagcctttcattttctataataattatgacatattttataattattaaaattaatactcataAGTTacatatatttcaatataaggCCAAAACttgccttttatatatgtttctatattaattatgacatattttataaatattaaaatttatactcataacttacaaatatttcaatataaagcCAAAACTCACCTTCTATATATACCAGTGTAACACCCATGCTATGCAcggattattaatttattattatattcatacaaatttaaaaaattaaacaaacacatttttctaatattccttttattgtatgtaataatttaaaaataaaattaaaaaaataaaatataatagtaaattatacataatgattaatttaaaagtaaagaaaatttttagttacaaaaatcaattctaacaaaaaaatttctttcaactaatttatgaacaaataaatataaaaaaatttgtattgtgTCCTTAAACAACAAAACGTGCTATGCATTACAACTTGTTTGtataaatgatataatattaaattattatgcatcaaaagtagaaaatttaaaatttatttaataaaatatttatttgtatattatcataatatttctctatatattacaaaataaacaaaagcaaatattatacaacatatataatttataccATAAATTATGAACCTACTATAACATACAATgattaaatcaaaacaattatACTATACAACACAAATAAACCAAATAATCAACCTTCCATTCTCGACCCAAATAAACCTTAAAGAAGAATCGGATTCATCATAACTGCCAGAAAAATTCGCCGACGACGCTACCAACACCACTCATCTTCTCATCCGACTTCTACGTATCATCATTATACATAATCAATTTCAAAAGAATTCTCTACGATTGACATAGAATATGCATGCTCTCAATTTGAGAGTACCTTAGTTTCGAAACACAAGAACTGTATGATTCCATTAGCTAGCCTAATACATGTACTTATAGCCATGacatactatattttatgattaatggcaattaaattttatttgaccATGAAAtctctaaattaaataataattataaagtagtaataattttttttaatggctTAACCGTTTcacatttaatattaatttgggcATGAGTCTCCAAATTTGGATGACACGCATTAGGCTATGCTGTCACAAACTATAACGGCCTCAATATTTgtaatgcataattttttaatggttTTTAGTTATGTTTAAtggttttttaattaatgcataattggaagttacaaatcaaaatcataatttaattatatagacTTAacacttataaatatttcgaAAACTTATccaaaattctttaatattcaatataaGGCCAAAACccgtcttttatatatgtatagatagatataaaTTCATGGTTTTAACCAACTATATTGCCTTCAACTTCAACCCTTTAATTCTCTATTCATTGATCGCGGAGCtttgaatttttgtataatctgtaatattaatagtatttataTCACTTTTTTAGATATTAGAATCAATTTTAGGGTAATAATTTTATCGCATaatctataaatttaataatattaatatcactATATAAAACACTAAACTAAACTATACCTTATATTTCGAAGAACGTGATAATTTCGAGTACGTATATAATGACAGAGAATCAGAGATCAACTAGAACTTTTCCATGTTATCACGATATTTTGGgttaataatgataatatgatgaatttaatcaaatataaaaatgcataatataaCTCTTACATGTTCCCATTGTTTCAAAAATCTATCTAAATACCTCTACTCTatttcattctctttttttcagatgttataaattatgattaaagGTTCCAATTTCCCcttccatttatttttattttttattttatggacatgaaaaatcaataaatccAATCTGCAAGAGTAGAAGCTGTGGTTTACTTAGCTTTCGCTTTCATTATCCTATGCTTTCTCATGCATGCATTGTTTCTAAAGTTCTAAATCAACCAGCTAAAGAGACTACATACCTGTGGCCTATCGAAGCAATGTCGACCGTCAACGGCTTCCTCACTCCACCCACGGCCCGTCTATCGAGACGGGCCGCGGCATTCCAGCCCATTGCCTCAGCGAAGCTCAGCTCCTCATCCCCTTCTCCACCGCCCAGTCTCATCCGGGACAAGCCGGTTTTCGCTGCTCCAGCTCCCATCATCCACCATGCTCCGGTATAGTTTCCCATTTCAAGAATCAATTCAAATGTGACAAGAATAAGATGAagaactcttattttattttcgtgtTCTATTTTTCTGAAGcattttgatatattgatGCAGAGAGAGGACTTGGGAGAATACTCATACGAAGACGCCATAGCTGAACTCGAAAGACTACTAAGgtttaactttatttaaatGGATATTGGTACCTAAAATCACAGATTTTGGTTCATATTTGATTGCAACTTAACCCTTGTAGTCAATCTACCACAAACTTggttttctttaaattataaCCGAACTCGTGGGAAATTCACTAAAAGTCctaagttcatgatttttacaaccaaattttggtAGTGGAAATACTACATTAGGCCAAAGGTTGTGATATATAGACCTatagttttatcaaaatttattcttcattAAATCTCACCCAAACATTCCTATTTAAAAgctattcatttcatttttttctatctcatAACGTTAAGTGTGTGTAATCAAATACTTTATGTGACATTGTTCATGTAGTGTTAAGGGAGAGCTAGCACCTGCTGCGGCAGCAAAAATCGATCAAATCACGGCCGAGCTGCAGGCAGAAAACGGCAGCGCCACTCTTTCGCCCTCCGTTGAAAGATTGAAGACCGGCTTCCTCACCTTCAAACATAAGAAGTACAAGTAAGTTACCAAATGAAAGCATGCAAAGAACAGTCTTAAGATTATGAATTCTAACTACTTTTTCGTCTCAACGTTTCAGCTTGAGACCAGGATTGTACAGCGAACTCGCCAGAGGCCAGACTCCCCAGGTACATATTCTCGAGTCTTAACTCGACCCATAAGGTGTAAATGATTCATATCGATCAGTTATCCGCTGCAGTATATGATCTTTGCATGCTCGGATTCACGTGTGTGCCCATCCCATGTGCTGAACATCCAACCGGGGGAGGCGTTTGTGGTTCGTAATGTTGCTAACATGGTCCCTCCATATGACAAGGTCTTACAAATAAATACCAGTTTCATTAAATCATATGCTTCTGCTTTGACAGTTATGTAACTCTGTTTCTGCTGCTTCAGACCCAATATTCCGGAGCAGGCTCTGCTATAGAGTATGCTGTCCTGCACCTCAAGGTGAAACTACGTAAATACTTTTCGGAAttacttttccattttcaagATTAGTATGAGGCTTTCAGTTGGTAGTAAACAAGGCAACCAATCTCACAGGTACAAGAGATAGTAGTGATGGGGCACAGCGCCTGCGGTGGGATCAAGGGGCTCATGTCCTTCCCATACGACGGAAAATACTCAACGTTAGTAGCCTGCTTTCttagttataattaaactCTTAGGCAGAGTAACAGAATCAGAACCaaacagaaagaaaataatccaTATACTTCTTGTAAAATTTGGTGACTAATAGAATCATTTGCTTGAGTTGTTCAGCGATTTCATCGAAGACTGGGTGAAAATCGGCTTACCTGCAAAGGCCAAGGTGACAGCTGAGAATGGAGACACAGCTTTTGGTGATCAGTGCGTGCTGTGTGAGAAGGTAAAAAAACTTTTAACTTTCACCAACTATGGCAAAGATAAATCTTGCAGAACTGTGGAGAATTAATCGATTATACACTGCTTTCTTTCCAACTGTTACAGGAGGCAGTGAATGTGTCGCTTGAAAACCTGTTATCGTATCCATTTGTTCGACAAGGAGTGGTGAACGGAACTCTCGCCCTCAAGGGTACTCATTATGATTTCATCAAAGGAGGTTTAGAGATCTGGGCACTCGATTTCAGCCTTTCCCCACCTGTATCTCTATAACCTGTTAATATCGCCCTTGCTTTCCCTCAATTTGACTGGTAGTTTCTACCGCCAAATGCAAGCCCAGTGATTCCTCGTTTTGTTGTACAGTGCTTCCTGCAAAGCACATGTAATCATGTAAAATTGTACATCAGTAATAAGAAATTCAATTCCTCTACGAGTCCCTAAATCTTCTGGTAACAGGGCTGCTGCTTCTAGTACTGCAGAACCTATACCGAGAAAATTATGTATATGTTGAAGTCAAACATGCAAATAAGATTGAGGATTAACTAGTTTAGTGTCAAGTAACTTGACATGAATATAATCTAGTACGACTGTAAGAAATTGAAACTATAATGCATCCTTCACAAGGATTTTAGCTTTAGAGTACAGGGATAGCGCTTGGAACAGTAGCTTCGATCCGTGATTATGTACAAAAGTTGAGGGCTAAATCcgattaattatttacaatgCGTGTTACATCAGGATGAGTCAGGCTTTGGTTCAAGGATTACTGGGATCTTTTCCAATTTATCACCACGAAGAACTTCTACTTCCACCTGCAAAGtgaaacatttgaaaatgaaGTTAATTCTCATAGTTATgacaaaattcaataaatgaGATTCTGGTTTCTACATATCCAGTATTAGGTAATAAAGACCACAAGTTCTCCCTGGACATGCTAAACTTTTAGACAATGCATTAGTAGCAATAACTATTAACACTTACCGTATCCCCGACTTTGCATTGGTCAAGGATTCTGTACAAATCACTACCATTTGCAACTTTCTTTCCATTAACGGATGTAATTATGTCACCTAAAATAAGTCGCCCATAGGCATCGCGTTTTGTTGATTGAAGACCCTGCAGCACCAACAATATCATAACATGATTTTAGAGTCACCAGATTTTATAAATCCTATAAAGCATAATGAAATTTCAAACCAAAATGTATGATTTAGAAATTGGACATACTGCTTTGCCTGCTGGCCCATTTGGAGGAGCGTCCAGGACAAGAACCCCGCTAACTCCGAGTTGCTCCACCGACTGGTCAGGAGCAAACTTAATCCCTAAAATTGGTCCAGTGACTTTCCCAAACTTGACCAATTGATCAACAATACTGCTTACCTGAACATAGAAGGAAAAGTTACAGTTAAAGTTTATATAGTAAACCATTAATATGACATCTTGTTACAACCCAATACTTGGATAACGAGCCCAAGAAGGACAAAGGCCTAACTAGTCACTCACTGTGTCAATTGGAATAGAAAAGCCCACTCCAGATGAAGCACCAGAAGGAGAATATATAGCTGTGTTTATCCCAATAAGATTGCCTGCACTGTCAATCAACGGTCCTCCACTGTTTCCAGGATTAATCGCAGCATCTGTCTGGATGACATCCTGGATTGGACGGCCAGTTGCAGCTGAGCTGATTTCTCTCCGGAGCCCActaaaaaatcagaataaatTTGTTACAGACTCTGATCCAATACGGATACAAGATTAGCCAGTTTACTGAAGGGCGGCATTATCTAAAGGTTGGATAACAACTGATACACATTAATATACATAAGCTTCAGTCGTGCTCCAGGTGTTGACAATCATGATAGAGCAAAGTAAACAACGTAATCTGGGATACTTTGGAAGTTAAAATCTATATTGAGGTGCTGTAAACACTATTAGTATACATTTTCCAGTGTGATAACTATATGTGTAATGTTTTACAAGTACTGTTAGTACCTGATAACACCAGTTGTAAGTGTATGGTCAAGTCCAAACTGCCAAGGAGACAAAAGTGAAACACATACATATTGTCAGCGAAAGGTAAATGATAGGTACAGTACGAAAGAAGCTTTCCACTTCAGTGCCAATAAATACCATGGTGTTCCTAATTGAGTCActccaaaaaaataactatCAACAATGACAAAACATAACAAACTGAAAGGACCACTGTGTAGTTATAAAGACATTTAAGGGGGGAACTTAATGGAAGGATAGAACGTCTATGGAAAAAAGGACTTGATTGGAACTGTGGGATCTGTAAACTTTGTCCAACAGTATCAATCAGATGAAAGCATGTCATTCGGTTTATAACAATGAGAACTATGGACTGCTCCAGAATGGGAGATCGAGAATGGACTTAGTCAAAAGCCACATTTGAAACTTTCCACTTGTCTATGTTTGAATAAGTATATTTGATAAGAAACCAGAAACGGCATAATAGAATGTTCAGTGAGAATTGCACTTACAGGATTTCCAATTGCATGTACTTTTTGACCAACAAGTAAATCGGCAGATACACCAATTGGTATTGGTCTCAACTTGCCTTTTGGTGCGTCAATACTCAAAACCGCAACATCTTTATCCTGGTCAAACCCAACAACTTTTGCATCGTATGTACTCTGGTCTGAAAGAGTGACCCTGAACACAACCATCACTTCATCAAAACActtaaatagtagtacatcaaaatggaaatattttataaaatggcAGACAAAGATTACACTGATTCAACCGTGAACTTGGCCAACGCACTAACCATCAATAtgatggagtactactattcAACTTAACAACTTTCTCATGTCATCACTCATCACAAACTCTTACCACAGATTGCAGAAAGTAAGTTAATAAGTCCTACTTAGAGATCGCAT
The genomic region above belongs to Salvia hispanica cultivar TCC Black 2014 chromosome 3, UniMelb_Shisp_WGS_1.0, whole genome shotgun sequence and contains:
- the LOC125213958 gene encoding carbonic anhydrase 2-like is translated as MSTVNGFLTPPTARLSRRAAAFQPIASAKLSSSSPSPPPSLIRDKPVFAAPAPIIHHAPREDLGEYSYEDAIAELERLLSVKGELAPAAAAKIDQITAELQAENGSATLSPSVERLKTGFLTFKHKKYNLRPGLYSELARGQTPQYMIFACSDSRVCPSHVLNIQPGEAFVVRNVANMVPPYDKTQYSGAGSAIEYAVLHLKVQEIVVMGHSACGGIKGLMSFPYDGKYSTDFIEDWVKIGLPAKAKVTAENGDTAFGDQCVLCEKEAVNVSLENLLSYPFVRQGVVNGTLALKGTHYDFIKGGLEIWALDFSLSPPVSL
- the LOC125213957 gene encoding protease Do-like 1, chloroplastic, with translation MSSAALASTFFATSPKLPRPNSIRKSPLARSLPQLNRATLIAPIVVSALGAEFALGDSESELDSGNGVKKLVDSLFVLCTSVALSAALFFADIDSASAFVVTTPRKLQSDELATVRLFQENTPSVVYITNLAARQDAFTLDVLEVPQGSGSGLVWDTQGRIVTNYHVIRGASDLKVTLSDQSTYDAKVVGFDQDKDVAVLSIDAPKGKLRPIPIGVSADLLVGQKVHAIGNPFGLDHTLTTGVISGLRREISSAATGRPIQDVIQTDAAINPGNSGGPLIDSAGNLIGINTAIYSPSGASSGVGFSIPIDTVSSIVDQLVKFGKVTGPILGIKFAPDQSVEQLGVSGVLVLDAPPNGPAGKAGLQSTKRDAYGRLILGDIITSVNGKKVANGSDLYRILDQCKVGDTVEVEVLRGDKLEKIPVILEPKPDSS